In Paenibacillus algicola, a genomic segment contains:
- a CDS encoding aldolase catalytic domain-containing protein, translating to MKSSHTKIVDCTIRDGGLVNNWDFSVEFVQNLYAGLNEAGVEYMEIGYKNSPKLLKGADKAGPWRFLDDDFLREVIPNKGTTKLSALVDIGRVEVDDILPREQSMLDLIRVACYIKDVDKALELVRVFHERGYETTINIMALSNVMENELLEAFEMIKDSVVDFVYIVDSYGSLDHKDIEYLVNKFKTHLPNKRLGVHTHNNMQLAFSNTLVAAEHGVELLDASVYGMGRAAGNCPTELLVTHLKGTKYQLRPVLDIIERFMIPLREKEEWGYIIPYMITGTLDEHPRSAMALRASEDKDKAVDFYDKLTTPEVTFDK from the coding sequence TCATACCAAAATCGTAGATTGTACCATCCGTGACGGCGGTTTGGTCAACAATTGGGATTTCAGCGTGGAATTTGTTCAGAATTTATATGCCGGCTTGAATGAGGCAGGCGTAGAATATATGGAAATCGGTTATAAGAATTCACCAAAGCTGCTGAAGGGAGCCGACAAGGCAGGGCCTTGGCGCTTTTTGGACGATGATTTTCTGCGTGAAGTTATTCCGAACAAGGGCACCACGAAGCTGTCCGCGCTGGTCGATATCGGCCGCGTTGAGGTGGACGACATTCTGCCGCGTGAACAAAGCATGCTGGATTTGATCCGTGTAGCCTGCTACATCAAGGATGTGGACAAAGCGCTGGAGCTGGTTCGTGTATTCCATGAACGCGGCTATGAAACCACCATCAACATTATGGCATTGTCCAATGTGATGGAGAACGAGCTGCTGGAAGCTTTTGAGATGATCAAGGACAGCGTGGTGGATTTCGTTTATATCGTGGATTCCTACGGAAGCCTGGATCACAAGGATATTGAATACCTGGTCAACAAGTTCAAGACGCATCTGCCGAACAAGCGCCTGGGTGTGCACACGCATAACAATATGCAGCTGGCCTTCTCCAACACGCTGGTGGCTGCAGAGCATGGTGTAGAGCTGCTGGACGCCTCGGTATATGGCATGGGCCGTGCGGCGGGCAACTGCCCAACCGAGCTGCTGGTTACCCACCTGAAGGGCACTAAATATCAGCTGCGCCCTGTGCTCGATATTATTGAGCGCTTCATGATCCCACTGCGCGAGAAGGAAGAGTGGGGCTACATTATCCCGTACATGATTACAGGTACGCTGGACGAGCATCCAAGATCCGCGATGGCGCTTCGGGCCTCCGAGGACAAAGATAAGGCTGTAGACTTCTATGACAAGCTGACTACCCCTGAAGTGACGTTTGACAAGTAA
- a CDS encoding glycoside hydrolase family 52 protein, whose amino-acid sequence MTTPQFFNAHHSPIGAFSSFTLGFPGASGGFDLERGQPPKENVFLLLEDAAGAVYRGLPFFEAGEDESKRYSSEHSPDEPKSQRLLQRYDQEEIQRSFSVGSDVWRAGDLTFSIYSQMSPVPDPEKAGEEELRMVLVPAVIAEVTVDNTQGKQPCKAWFGYQGADPYSVMRRLKPELTDGICGVGQGRMSLIATMDEGVTPTQHFSMEKLITNVHEENYDFGLGGVGALLMETPAGMKRTYRFALCFYRGGYVTTDIDASYWYTNYFANIEAAARFALEYFEELKSRALEADTWLAGTGLSEEQRFMLAHSIRSYYGSTQLLDWNGKPLWNVNEGEYRMMNTFDLTVDQLFYEIRMNPWTVRCELDLYADRYSYHDQILFPNDDTLYPGGISFTHDMGVGNSFSRPGHSAYELAGLNDCFSQMTHEQLVNWLLCAAVYVHRTNDTLWLEKRLPLLEQCLVSMLNRDHPDPSKRNGIMGLDSSRCKGGAEITTYDSLDQSLGQARNNIYLAGKCWAAYVALEQIFRNAGNDVSAGIAAEQADRCAASIVSFAKEDGYIPAILGENNDSKIIPAIEGLVFPYAFGCIDALDENGRFASYIAAMKRHLEHVLRPGICLFEDGGWKLSSTSDNSWLSKIYLCQFVATRILGMPWDEQGRRADEAHVAWLTDPRNAFWSWSDQMLSGVAIGSKYYPRGVTSILWTELPAISSPACHLHQ is encoded by the coding sequence ATGACAACTCCACAATTTTTCAACGCACATCATTCTCCGATCGGGGCATTCTCGAGCTTTACACTCGGATTTCCAGGGGCAAGCGGAGGTTTTGACTTGGAGAGAGGCCAGCCACCAAAGGAGAACGTATTCTTGCTGCTTGAGGACGCCGCTGGTGCAGTCTACCGTGGGCTTCCTTTTTTTGAGGCGGGTGAAGATGAAAGTAAACGGTACAGCTCAGAGCACTCTCCGGATGAGCCTAAATCACAGAGACTGCTGCAAAGGTACGACCAGGAGGAGATCCAGAGGAGCTTCAGTGTCGGCAGTGACGTATGGCGCGCTGGCGACTTGACCTTCTCGATTTATTCTCAGATGAGTCCTGTTCCCGATCCAGAGAAAGCTGGAGAAGAAGAGCTGCGTATGGTACTTGTTCCGGCCGTGATCGCTGAAGTGACAGTCGACAATACTCAAGGGAAACAACCGTGCAAGGCATGGTTCGGATACCAGGGTGCCGATCCGTACAGCGTAATGAGGAGACTAAAGCCGGAGTTAACCGATGGCATCTGCGGCGTTGGGCAAGGCCGCATGTCCTTGATAGCGACTATGGATGAAGGCGTGACGCCGACACAGCATTTCTCGATGGAGAAGCTGATTACAAATGTGCATGAAGAAAATTATGATTTCGGGCTGGGCGGTGTCGGTGCACTGCTGATGGAAACACCTGCAGGGATGAAACGAACGTACCGATTCGCCCTTTGTTTCTATCGTGGCGGTTATGTGACAACCGATATCGATGCCAGCTACTGGTATACGAATTACTTCGCAAATATTGAAGCAGCAGCCAGGTTTGCTCTGGAGTACTTTGAGGAATTAAAGTCCCGTGCTCTCGAGGCGGATACTTGGTTGGCTGGCACCGGATTGTCCGAGGAGCAGCGCTTCATGCTGGCTCACTCGATCCGAAGCTATTACGGTAGCACTCAACTGCTGGATTGGAACGGCAAGCCGCTCTGGAATGTGAACGAAGGCGAGTATCGGATGATGAATACATTTGATCTGACCGTGGACCAGTTGTTCTATGAAATCCGGATGAATCCGTGGACGGTTCGCTGTGAGCTGGATCTTTATGCAGACCGCTACAGCTATCATGATCAGATCTTGTTCCCCAATGACGATACGCTGTATCCCGGCGGGATCAGCTTCACGCACGACATGGGTGTGGGTAACTCCTTTTCACGTCCCGGCCATTCTGCGTATGAATTGGCGGGGCTGAATGACTGCTTCTCCCAGATGACTCACGAGCAACTGGTTAATTGGCTATTATGCGCTGCGGTATACGTTCATCGTACGAATGACACGCTGTGGCTTGAGAAACGGCTCCCGCTGCTGGAGCAATGTCTGGTCAGTATGCTGAACAGGGATCATCCGGATCCCTCGAAGCGCAATGGCATTATGGGACTGGACAGTTCTCGCTGCAAGGGAGGGGCAGAGATTACGACGTACGACAGTCTGGATCAATCGCTCGGTCAAGCGCGTAACAACATCTACCTGGCCGGTAAATGCTGGGCTGCCTATGTGGCTCTCGAGCAAATCTTTCGCAATGCCGGCAACGACGTCTCCGCAGGCATTGCTGCGGAACAGGCAGATCGCTGTGCCGCATCAATAGTCTCCTTCGCCAAGGAAGACGGCTATATTCCTGCCATCTTGGGAGAAAATAACGATTCTAAGATTATTCCTGCTATTGAAGGACTTGTATTTCCGTACGCGTTCGGCTGTATTGATGCGCTTGACGAGAATGGACGTTTCGCATCCTACATCGCTGCCATGAAGCGCCATCTTGAGCATGTGCTCCGCCCCGGCATCTGTTTGTTTGAGGATGGAGGCTGGAAGCTTTCTTCAACCAGTGATAATTCTTGGCTGAGCAAAATCTACTTGTGTCAATTCGTCGCTACCCGTATCCTGGGAATGCCTTGGGATGAGCAAGGGCGTCGAGCTGACGAAGCTCATGTCGCATGGCTGACAGATCCACGGAATGCGTTCTGGAGCTGGAGTGATCAAATGTTGTCAGGAGTTGCGATTGGCAGTAAATATTATCCGCGGGGTGTGACGTCAATTCTGTGGACAGAGCTCCCGGCAATAAGCTCACCAGCTTGTCATCTGCACCAATAA
- a CDS encoding YheC/YheD family protein, which produces MAKKLLGGKLKRTAMMQSSRMLAQHIPHTQRLNRQALFHMLHQYGMVYVKPDYGSQGRGVIRVERLKKSYCYQYGTKVYCFKTFQDLYVSLSPYFKQRKYLVQRGVHLLRSQGRPFDFRVMIQRNPARQWECTGTFARLAHPRKAVTNGSQGGSIYPPSVLLRRFAGQRRTQQLLRHMNRLAHVTASTLSMHHRELNELGLDICLDRNLRPWILEVNTIPDPKPFMLLPDHQRFIRRIVAYGCAYGRRYNLKVTKAKRG; this is translated from the coding sequence GTGGCCAAAAAGCTTTTGGGCGGGAAGCTGAAACGAACAGCCATGATGCAGTCCAGCCGCATGCTGGCTCAACATATCCCCCACACCCAGCGATTGAATCGACAAGCCTTGTTCCACATGCTTCATCAATACGGCATGGTGTACGTGAAGCCCGACTACGGCTCCCAGGGCCGCGGCGTGATCCGTGTAGAGCGGCTCAAAAAGAGCTATTGCTATCAATATGGCACCAAAGTTTACTGCTTCAAGACGTTTCAGGACTTGTATGTATCGCTGAGCCCTTACTTCAAGCAGCGCAAATATCTGGTCCAGCGCGGAGTACATTTGCTTCGCTCTCAGGGAAGACCGTTTGACTTTCGGGTTATGATTCAGCGCAATCCTGCGCGGCAGTGGGAGTGCACGGGCACCTTCGCTCGACTGGCGCATCCTCGCAAAGCGGTAACGAACGGCAGCCAAGGCGGCTCGATCTATCCGCCATCGGTACTGCTTCGCCGGTTCGCCGGCCAGCGCCGGACGCAGCAGCTGCTGCGGCACATGAACCGGCTCGCCCACGTCACTGCATCCACACTCTCAATGCATCATCGTGAACTGAATGAGCTGGGCCTGGACATATGCCTCGACCGCAATCTTCGGCCCTGGATTCTGGAAGTGAATACGATCCCGGACCCCAAGCCATTTATGCTGCTACCGGATCACCAGCGGTTTATTCGCAGAATCGTTGCATACGGCTGCGCCTATGGCAGACGCTACAATCTGAAGGTAACCAAAGCCAAGCGGGGATAA
- a CDS encoding AraC family transcriptional regulator encodes MANKQTDSHESRFEELFLTDVDIAVRSYAAHSRTVEPGWLFQSHNHPMFELNMVLSGQQLCRADGKEYVMEPGDIVLLKPEVKHECEATGLLKVHYCCVHFDLDEPALRQALCSIHHTYHKAESPLAAALRPILVHLAEAKPTKWEALPFIFQLLTALSRLLSNAPEGLLGSSQESGGLANRIAERLNGLLAERHGDADDDYRISAIAEELGYSAAYCNRIFRKVFGMSPRQYLSKMKLREARLLLLNGELTIDAIAERLGYKDTSQFSKQFKRWTQISPSQYRQMFR; translated from the coding sequence ATGGCGAACAAACAGACTGATTCACATGAAAGTAGATTCGAGGAATTGTTCCTTACGGACGTGGACATCGCCGTGAGGTCATATGCTGCTCATAGCCGGACCGTTGAGCCAGGATGGTTGTTTCAGAGCCACAACCATCCCATGTTCGAATTAAATATGGTGCTCTCGGGGCAGCAACTTTGCCGCGCAGATGGCAAGGAGTACGTCATGGAGCCAGGCGATATCGTGCTGCTAAAGCCGGAGGTAAAGCATGAGTGTGAAGCCACGGGATTGTTGAAGGTGCATTATTGCTGCGTTCATTTTGATCTCGACGAGCCAGCGCTGCGCCAGGCTCTCTGTAGCATTCACCATACATATCATAAGGCGGAGTCCCCGCTTGCAGCCGCGCTTCGGCCCATTCTGGTCCATCTTGCTGAAGCGAAGCCTACGAAGTGGGAAGCGCTCCCGTTTATTTTCCAGCTGCTCACCGCCTTAAGCCGCCTTTTGTCAAATGCACCGGAAGGATTGTTAGGATCCTCGCAGGAGTCTGGTGGACTCGCAAACCGGATTGCAGAGCGGCTCAATGGATTGCTCGCTGAGCGACATGGAGATGCTGACGATGATTATCGTATATCTGCCATCGCGGAAGAACTCGGCTACAGCGCGGCATACTGCAATCGCATCTTCCGCAAGGTGTTTGGAATGTCTCCGAGACAATATCTATCTAAGATGAAATTGAGAGAGGCACGGCTGCTTCTATTGAATGGAGAGCTAACGATCGACGCCATCGCAGAGAGGTTAGGATACAAGGACACTTCCCAGTTCAGCAAACAGTTCAAGCGCTGGACACAGATATCCCCCTCGCAATACCGACAGATGTTCCGGTAA
- a CDS encoding 2,3-diaminopropionate biosynthesis protein SbnB, with translation MMLYLNDNDIAAMGTDWHALRDTVRHALMMDAAGDSAHPIKPYLRFQNPQNRIIAMPAYVGGDIGLSGMKWIASFPGNVEKGLPRAHNTVILNHIDTGEPLAFFHSARLSGLRTAAVSSLMVQAYMDARQPVSVCLGILGWGPIGRLHLEMCAAMLGEQLEQVYIYDPRGIDPITIPEVLRFKTVIAGNWQEVYRHADIMATCTVASSRYINEKPREGTLLLGVSLRDYLPESVAHLKAIVVDDWDEVCRENTDIEQLHQKHGLHKEAVHTLADVVCGQRLRSVDRLEPVFFNPMGLAIFDIAAAGYYWRKAMEHGIGVKLSV, from the coding sequence ATGATGCTGTATTTAAATGATAATGATATTGCCGCTATGGGTACAGATTGGCATGCTCTGAGGGATACGGTCCGGCATGCGCTGATGATGGATGCTGCCGGGGACAGTGCTCACCCGATCAAGCCATATTTACGCTTCCAAAATCCACAGAATCGCATCATTGCTATGCCGGCTTACGTCGGGGGCGACATCGGACTATCCGGGATGAAGTGGATTGCAAGCTTTCCGGGTAATGTGGAAAAAGGGCTTCCGCGTGCGCATAACACAGTTATTTTGAACCATATAGATACGGGCGAGCCGTTGGCCTTCTTTCACAGTGCCCGGCTTAGCGGACTGCGGACCGCCGCCGTCAGCAGCCTGATGGTGCAGGCCTATATGGATGCGCGGCAGCCTGTCAGCGTCTGTCTGGGCATTCTCGGCTGGGGACCGATTGGACGTCTTCATCTAGAGATGTGTGCCGCTATGCTGGGTGAGCAGCTGGAGCAGGTGTATATTTATGATCCTCGGGGAATCGATCCCATAACGATTCCTGAGGTCCTGCGCTTTAAGACCGTCATCGCAGGAAATTGGCAAGAGGTATACCGACATGCAGACATCATGGCCACCTGCACGGTAGCCTCCTCCCGCTATATTAATGAAAAGCCGAGAGAGGGTACGCTGCTGCTGGGCGTTTCTCTTCGGGATTATCTTCCGGAAAGCGTCGCCCATTTGAAAGCGATCGTAGTGGACGACTGGGATGAGGTGTGCCGGGAAAATACCGATATTGAACAGCTGCATCAGAAGCATGGCCTGCACAAAGAGGCTGTTCACACGCTTGCAGATGTCGTTTGCGGGCAGCGCTTGCGTTCTGTGGATCGATTGGAGCCGGTCTTTTTTAACCCGATGGGGCTTGCTATCTTCGATATTGCTGCCGCGGGCTATTACTGGCGTAAGGCTATGGAGCATGGTATCGGAGTGAAACTCTCGGTGTAA
- the sbnA gene encoding 2,3-diaminopropionate biosynthesis protein SbnA: protein MKLEGGIVDSIGKTPLVRLSSLFAREPFAVYGKLEGMNPGGSAKDRPALYLLKEAIRRGDLTAGSVVIESSSGNLAISLAQLCCFLGLRFICVVDPRTTEQHKSIIRSFQGEIELVEQPDPVTGEYLPARIARVQELLSQIPQAYWTNQYGNPDNSRAHYETTMTEIGDELGEVDYLFCGVSSCGTIRGCADYIAAKGWSTKVVAVDARGSVIFGGEKGSRQFPGLGAAMVPGQFRSGMTDQVRYVTDRDCVEGCRLLVEKEGIMAGASSGGVIAALLGMKSSIPRDAVCCAILPDRGERYLDTVYNDDWVQRVLGWNPRGSKGGL from the coding sequence ATGAAGCTGGAGGGAGGCATTGTAGATAGCATCGGGAAGACCCCGCTGGTGCGGCTCTCGTCTCTGTTTGCCCGCGAGCCGTTTGCTGTATACGGGAAGCTCGAGGGCATGAATCCTGGCGGCAGTGCCAAGGACCGCCCGGCGCTCTATTTGCTGAAGGAAGCCATTCGGCGAGGTGATCTTACTGCGGGCAGCGTGGTGATCGAGTCCAGCTCGGGGAATCTCGCGATCAGCCTGGCCCAGCTGTGCTGCTTCCTTGGTCTGCGCTTTATCTGTGTGGTGGACCCGCGCACGACCGAGCAGCATAAGTCAATTATTCGCAGCTTTCAAGGGGAGATTGAGCTGGTGGAGCAGCCGGACCCGGTGACTGGTGAGTATCTGCCTGCACGGATCGCGCGAGTCCAGGAGCTGCTGTCCCAGATTCCACAGGCGTATTGGACCAATCAGTATGGTAATCCAGATAACAGCCGGGCGCATTATGAAACGACCATGACTGAAATTGGAGATGAGCTTGGCGAGGTGGACTACTTGTTCTGCGGTGTCAGCTCCTGCGGGACGATTCGCGGCTGTGCCGATTATATCGCAGCGAAGGGCTGGAGCACGAAGGTGGTCGCGGTGGATGCGCGCGGCAGTGTTATTTTTGGCGGAGAGAAGGGTTCACGTCAATTTCCGGGCCTGGGAGCAGCCATGGTTCCGGGGCAGTTCAGATCCGGGATGACGGATCAGGTCCGGTACGTCACCGACCGGGATTGTGTAGAGGGCTGCCGGCTCCTGGTGGAAAAAGAAGGCATCATGGCCGGCGCCTCCTCCGGCGGCGTCATCGCAGCCTTGCTGGGGATGAAATCATCCATTCCGCGGGATGCTGTTTGCTGCGCCATTTTGCCGGATCGGGGTGAGCGGTATCTGGATACAGTGTACAACGATGACTGGGTGCAGCGGGTGCTTGGCTGGAATCCCCGCGGTAGCAAGGGAGGTCTATGA
- a CDS encoding phenylacetate--CoA ligase family protein — MISSEQCHEMIARVSGCCPWYVTWAGLDFKNRNLRLSSLPLMTSSVLEQYYYTPDSGLSAQSGMLEYRTSGTSSGRRKSIFYTPSDEHHYVNIKLDVYRTILGADSYRSALADMGTGHAEATAVEVFQRLGMTAESISFRLPIEQHLEKLLQFQPEVLYTMPSILERILLTSPDPAAYGIRKVVLVGEIAPKGWMARAAEQLNLTLADMTDTYGSIEIGTMAYYSHEHGRYVLTDGLTAEGVGAEELGEGLEPLPPGEQILVLTSSVREAFPAIRYVTYDVVRDLRPIEVNGVQRMSFDSIVKRVGPDLKHGEKISIYDIEDVLYRRLGTGSVRVHMDLHGLQVKVYSPAHPTSGEPAFTSAELEAAGRELEQRIPEIAAMVQAGIIGRITVTEQRFQDEDHRSAVKQKKIHYNHREGSA, encoded by the coding sequence ATGATATCCTCGGAACAATGCCATGAAATGATTGCCCGGGTCAGCGGCTGCTGTCCCTGGTATGTCACCTGGGCCGGACTGGATTTCAAAAATCGGAATCTCCGGCTATCCTCACTTCCGCTGATGACTTCTTCGGTGCTGGAGCAGTATTACTACACGCCGGATTCCGGCCTGTCTGCTCAAAGCGGGATGCTGGAGTACCGCACGTCCGGTACGAGCTCGGGGCGGCGCAAGTCGATTTTTTATACCCCTTCTGATGAACACCATTACGTAAACATCAAGCTGGACGTATACCGTACCATCCTGGGCGCTGACTCCTACCGCTCTGCCTTGGCAGACATGGGTACCGGTCACGCCGAAGCGACAGCGGTGGAGGTATTTCAGCGGCTCGGGATGACGGCGGAGTCCATTTCCTTCAGGCTGCCGATTGAGCAGCATTTGGAGAAGCTTTTGCAGTTTCAGCCAGAGGTGCTGTATACCATGCCTTCCATTTTGGAGCGGATTCTGCTGACCTCTCCCGACCCGGCGGCTTACGGCATTCGGAAAGTGGTTCTCGTCGGTGAAATCGCCCCGAAGGGCTGGATGGCCCGCGCTGCGGAGCAGCTAAACCTGACGCTTGCGGACATGACAGATACGTACGGCTCGATTGAGATCGGAACGATGGCCTATTACTCTCACGAGCACGGACGATACGTGCTGACAGACGGGCTTACAGCCGAAGGCGTGGGGGCTGAGGAGCTTGGAGAGGGGCTGGAGCCGCTGCCGCCCGGAGAGCAGATTCTGGTGCTGACCTCGTCGGTCAGAGAGGCGTTCCCCGCCATCCGATATGTCACCTACGATGTGGTGCGGGACTTGAGGCCGATTGAGGTAAACGGGGTGCAGCGGATGAGCTTTGACAGCATTGTTAAACGGGTAGGGCCAGACCTGAAGCATGGCGAAAAAATCAGCATCTACGATATTGAGGATGTCCTTTACCGTCGTTTGGGAACGGGAAGTGTGCGGGTTCATATGGATCTTCACGGATTGCAGGTGAAAGTCTATTCCCCTGCCCATCCTACTAGCGGCGAGCCTGCATTTACATCGGCTGAGCTGGAAGCGGCAGGAAGAGAGCTGGAGCAGCGGATTCCGGAAATCGCCGCAATGGTTCAGGCTGGAATCATCGGAAGGATTACCGTCACCGAGCAGCGCTTTCAGGACGAGGACCACCGCAGCGCGGTCAAACAGAAAAAAATACATTATAACCATCGTGAGGGATCGGCATGA